The following are encoded together in the Drosophila takahashii strain IR98-3 E-12201 chromosome X, DtakHiC1v2, whole genome shotgun sequence genome:
- the Cyp28c1 gene encoding probable cytochrome P450 28c1 → MLGSLLLGIATLLGGIYVFLVSNYGHWRRRGVTEPRVLPLFGSFPNMVWPRQHFTMDMRDIYMRYRNTHSFVGCFLLRAPKLLVLEPRLVYEIYVSAFSHFENNDASKMIDIDKDRLVALNPFVLEGDEWRRQRAVFSTLLTNGRIRTTHAIMQRVCGDLCEFVARKSVGGLELDGIDLGLRFTGESLFDCVLGIQARTFSDNPLPVVRQNQVMSAENRGLAIAGAACGLFPNLPRRLRPKVFPRSHDEFYASLISESLRLRRSKRQERNDFINHLLEMQRELDLSEEDMASHVMTFMFDGLDTTSNSIAHCLLLLGRNPDCQRRLFEELQKSSPDGKLPDLDALIDLPYLSACFNESLRIYPAGGWSSKTCTKEFELRGSHHAEPLKLRPGDNLMVPIYALHNDPEFYPEPEAFRPERFLDGGLKRFKQQGIFLGFGNGPRQCVGMRLGLAMAKAALAAIVQRFEVLVSPRTRNGTQIDPVIFVGVHKGGIWLQFKPRKV, encoded by the exons ATGCTTGGATCGCTTCTGCTGGGTATCGCCACGCTGCTGGGCGGGATCTACGTCTTTCTGGTGTCCAACTATGGCCACTGGAGGCGACGAGGCGTCACGGAGCCCCGGGTTCTTCCGCTCTTCGGCTCCTTTCCCAATATGGTGTGGCCACGCCAGCACTTTACCATGGACATGCGCGATATCTACAT GCGTTACCGCAACACGCACAGCTTTGTGGGTTGCTTCCTGCTGCGCGCCCCCAAGCTGCTTGTCCTCGAACCCCGCCTCGTCTACGAGATCTATGTGAGCGCCTTCAGTCACTTCGAGAACAACGATGCCTCCAAGATGATCGACATCGACAAGGATCGCCTGGTGGCCCTCAATCCGTTTGTGCTCGAGGGCGATGAGTGGCGCCGCCAGCGGGCGGTCTTCTCAACGCTGCTGACCAACGGACGCATCCGCACCACCCATGCCATCATGCAGCGCGTCTGTGGGGATCTCTGCGAGTTCGTGGCGAGGAAGTCGGTCGGCGGCTTGGAACTGGATGGCATTGAT ctcGGTCTCCGCTTTACCGGCGAATCCCTGTTCGACTGCGTTCTGGGCATCCAGGCGCGCACCTTCAGCGACAATCCACTGCCGGTTGTCCGGCAAAACCAGGTGATGTCCGCCGAGAATCGCGGTCTGGCCATCGCCGGTGCCGCCTGCGGTCTCTTCCCGAATCTTCCCCGCCGCCTGCGACCCAAGGTGTTTCCCCGATCCCACGATGAATTCTACGCCTCGCTGATCAGCGAGTCTCTGCGCCTGCGCCGCTCCAAGCGGCAGGAGCGGAACGACTTTATCAACCATCTGCTCGAGATGCAGCGGGAGCTCGATCTCAGCGAGGAGGACATGGCCTCGCATGTCATGACCTTCATGTTCGACGGCCTGGACACCACCTCCAACAGCATTGCCCACTGTCTTCTGCTG CTTGGTCGCAATCCGGATTGCCAGCGACGTCTGTTCGAGGAGCTCCAGAAGTCCAGTCCCGACGGGAAACTGCCCGATCTGGACGCTCTGATCGACCTGCCCTACCTGAGTGCCTGCTTCAATG AGAGCTTGCGCATTTATCCCGCCGGCGGTTGGTCCTCGAAGACCTGCACCAAGGAGTTCGAACTGCGGGGCAGTCACCATGCGGAACCGCTGAAGCTGCGACCCGGCGACAACCTGATGGTGCCCATCTATGCCCTGCACAACGATCCCGAGTTCTATCCGGAACCGGAGGCATTTCGACCCGAGAGATTCCTGGACGGTGGCCTGAAGCGATTCAAGCAGCAGGGCATCTTCCTGGGCTTCGGCAACGGACCTCGTCAGTGCGTCGGGATGCGATTGGGCCTGGCCATGGCGAAGGCCGCCCTGGCGGCCATTGTCCAGCGGTTCGAGGTCCTGGTCAGTCCTCGCACCCGGAACGGCACCCAAATAGATCCCGTCATCTTTGTGGGCGTCCACAAGGGCGGCATCTGGCTGCAGTTTAAACCACGAAAGGTCTAG